Proteins encoded in a region of the Quercus lobata isolate SW786 chromosome 8, ValleyOak3.0 Primary Assembly, whole genome shotgun sequence genome:
- the LOC115955610 gene encoding uncharacterized protein LOC115955610, with amino-acid sequence MAMKRQAYKSTSCSNFLCIRYSTILSLILVFTSFFLFLAQLRHVREPLLWAGQARFHGDLRDAKFPWNKLCFGPTFKKLKLAVFSKTWPVGAAPGGMERHASTLYHALAARGHEIHVFTVPSNRRPQHDIHEGNLHVYFAANDHGSVNCSLAFEIFNKINASGAFDYVHTESVSLPYWRAKFLPNLAVTWHGIWYEIMHSKLFQELLVNPNEALPGPMTELQEAIPRLIDEIRFFSSYRQHICISTSAGEVLVNIYQLPQRNIHVILNGVDDAKFVQEPEAGAALRRKHGVPVNASLVMGVAGRLVRDKGHPLLYEAFSSIIKRHPGVFLLVAGSGPWRRRYAELGSNVMVLGALEPSELSKFYNALDVFVNPTLRPQGLDLTLIEAMHCGKPVLAPNYPSIVGTVVVNEGLGYTFSPNVKSFVDVLELVIRDGPEVLKRKGMACKEYALSMFTANKMASAYERFFLCMKDTRYCQYPLLTDC; translated from the coding sequence ATGGCCATGAAACGCCAAGCTTATAAATCCACTTCATGTTCTAACTTCCTCTGCATTAGATATTCAACCATCCTCAGTTTAATTCTAGTCTTTACCtcctttttcctcttccttGCACAACTTAGGCACGTCCGGGAACCATTACTTTGGGCAGGGCAAGCCCGGTTTCACGGTGACCTAAGAGATGCTAAATTCCCATGGAACAAGCTATGCTTTGGACCGACCTTTAAGAAGCTCAAGCTCGCCGTGTTCTCCAAGACATGGCCAGTTGGTGCAGCCCCTGGTGGTATGGAGCGCCACGCTTCAACTCTATACCATGCCTTGGCGGCAAGGGGCCACGAAATTCATGTCTTTACTGTGCCTTCAAATAGAAGGCCTCAACATGACATCCATGAAGGCAACCTTCATGTGTACTTCGCTGCAAATGACCATGGTTCAGTCAATTGCTCTCTagcatttgaaatttttaataagataaatgCAAGTGGCGCGTTTGATTATGTGCACACGGAGAGTGTTTCCTTGCCATATTGGCGTGCAAAATTTTTGCCTAATCTGGCTGTAACTTGGCATGGCATTTGGTATGAAATTATGCACTCAAAGTTGTTCCAAGAGCTTCTTGTCAACCCAAATGAGGCTCTTCCAGGTCCCATGACAGAGCTCCAAGAAGCTATACCCAGGCTAATTGATGAAATTAGATTTTTCTCGAGCTATAGACAACATATTTGTATCAGTACTAGTGCTGGCGAGGTTCTAGTTAACATCTATCAATTACCACAAAGAAATATCCATGTTATACTAAATGGGGTTGACGATGCAAAATTTGTGCAAGAGCCAGAAGCGGGTGCAGCTTTAAGAAGAAAACATGGGGTCCCTGTCAATGCAAGCCTTGTCATGGGAGTGGCTGGGCGCTTGGTTAGGGACAAAGGGCACCCACTTCTGTATGAAGCCTTTTCATCAATAATTAAAAGACATCCTGGTGTGTTTTTACTTGTAGCAGGGTCAGGTCCTTGGAGAAGAAGGTATGCTGAATTAGGCTCAAATGTGATGGTTTTAGGCGCATTGGAGCCCTCGGAGCTGTCTAAATTTTATAATGCTCTTGATGTGTTTGTGAACCCAACATTGAGGCCTCAGGGGCTTGATCTAACTTTGATTGAAGCAATGCATTGTGGGAAGCCTGTTTTGGCCCCAAATTATCCTAGCATCGTTGGGACTGTAGTTGTAAATGAAGGACTTGGGTATACTTTTTCACCTAATGTCAAATCTTTTGTGGACGTCTTGGAGTTGGTAATAAGAGATGGGCCTGAAGTTCTGAAGAGGAAAGGCATGGCCTGCAAGGAATATGCACTGTCAATGTTTACAGCGAATAAGATGGCATCTGCTTATGAAAGGTTCTTCCTCTGCATGAAGGACACTAGGTATTGTCAGTACCCTCTTCTAACAGATTGTTAG